aacttaaaataaataatatataacaatttaaaataacATGTTGAAAGTCTAGAATAAATAATAtgtcaaaagaaatttaaaataaatgacatgtaaaaaaaaacatatgaaaagtttaatagaaataatatataaaatcttaaaattaataataataaaaaggtttATAATAAATAACAAAGAGAGAATTTAAAATAGTTAACATATGAAACTGTATaactaaataacatataaaaatttaaaatagatgatatatatatataactaatataaaaaaatttaaaatgggtaATAGTTTGAAGTGGTTTAAAACAcaaaatgtgtgaaaattttaaaacaagtgATAATGGAACAATTGAATATAAGTAATATAAacaaatcttaaaataaataataataataaaacagtgAATGAAGGAATGAACgaccaaataaattttaaatacaaaataaaagcataaataaataaataaataaatgaatgaatgtataaataaatgaataaataaaagaaaacataacaATAGGCATGAAATTCTATGAAAGGTTGAGATTATAGgaataaaggattaaatcgagTTTTAAAACGAAATTTGGAGCCTAAATCATAATAAAGATAAATGAATAAGTATAAAAGGGACTACACTGAGAATTAAACGAAATTTAGCAAgataaatggtaaaaataaaaagaataagggACCGAAATAAAGCGCGCTGAAAGAAACAAGGACTAACAAGGAAAATTTTCTCTAAGTTTCCTGCACACCATTCAGCCTGACAACTTGAGGGACcaatttgaaaacaaaataaaaccaaattgttgaatttaaaagagaaaaaaaaggataaGGCATGATTAAAACACGTGCAAAGGGACAAGGGTTAAACCGGAAATTATTCCCAACCCTTTATACGCAGCGTTTCAACATGGACTAAAGcgcatcaaaaataaaattatgagctagatttaagaaaaaaataaaataaatgaaagggcATGATTGTAGCGTACACAAAGGCGGAGGGACCTCGTTCACAAATATCCCAATAATTGGAAACACACGGATCCTAGCGCTTATGCGGGTCGGGTCTCGGGTCATTTCATTGAAACAGCGGTATTTAAACTATTTAAACTATTTCCCAATAATTGTGAAAGCCTAAGTGAAGCGGTGTTGTTTCACAAAGgctatttaaacttttttttttaattttcatttcttctttacttctaaaaaaaaaaaacgaaagaaAAGGCCTTCAAATCCTCTCCCCCTTCTCAGTCTCCGGTCCAGGTCCGGCATGGCTCTAGTGAGCCTCAGCCATGGCTTCGCCGTGGCCTTTCGAATcccctcttcttttttttaaatagatttaggctatttttaaaaaaaaaggaaaacacaacaaaaaaatgaaataatggtTGAATAGCAAGGGGAGAAAACTCCCGTCTTCGCCGCTCCTCCGACCCTCGTCGAAACCCGAGTGGGTTTTGTGACGTTTGGGTCACCGGAGGTTCTCAACCGCGACAGAGAACGAACCACGGTAAGATTGTATTAttatttatgcttttattttgaataaataaataaatgaggcACCTTTGAAATATTTGGTTCTgattgtttctatttttattcaagagttcttgTCTAAAAAAACAATACAATCTAGTCTTGGGGCTTTAGAGCTGATTTGATTTTTCTGTTTAGGCCTCTGTTTCTACTGTTTCTATTTGCTTTTTCTGCTTTTTGCTGCTTTCCTTTCTTTATTGTGTTTGCAGGTCATAGAAGGAGTTAGTGAGGGCAAATTTTGCCATTCTGGTGTAAGGTAGACAGAGGGGCTGACCCTCGGGCGACGTGCGCGCCAAGGTCGCACATGGAGGctgcggcgcctagggtttccTTCGGCTGAAAGTGTCTAGGCTCTGGGCTatgttttgggctagggtttttagTTTTGGGCCTGCAAAATTTGGGCTTTTTATTTGGGTTATTTGTTTGGGCTGATGACTTATTGTAAATGGACTTGATATTTGGACTTAATTATTTTTGGTCTATTATTATTGGTAACGGGTTGGTCCATTTTTGGCTTTTATTGccccgggctaaattggcctattccaattatttttaagtcatttcattcaatgtttctttattcatatgtttatttgtttattttcaatttaaattaaattttcactagaattttctttgttatttcatttatttttcctttattattttatttatttatttcatttttattttgtttttgttctcattattatttgtcttattatacatttattcatttatgtcTTCATATACCTGCAAGTTTATGTTATttgttattattgtatttatattatcatcttcgttattattattctattacgCATATCACTACCGTAATTCATTTCCCATCTTACCATAAAATCATGTTACATTTTATCCGATAcactaaaaattttgttttcaataagCAATACTctgtgttttaaaatttgaaaggttgttccctaacttatggggtttcgACTTTCTCGATAAATCCAAATACTCGAACATTTTCAAtgcattaatttttaaatattctcgagaattaaaaaaaaatcgaaatctaattaatttttaaatattctcGAGAATTAAGAAAAAAATCGTAATCTAACTTAAggaatatgatttctttctaaaaTCAAGATAATCcaacatttttcaaaattaataaatttttggcGTTTATTCTCGTTTCAAGGATTTAAGGCATCGTGTCTTAACTTATAGGACGTAATCCTTTTCCTCGGTTAACGTGAAATATATcccttttttgtaaaaatttaattaaacaatgtttaacaaaaggatcgtatttttttcaaatttttaatcttcgacattaagacactaattaatcaacgagataccaattttgggcgttacgaaggtgctaatccttcatcgtGTGTAATCGACTCCCAAACTCATCTTTCTAAATTTCATAGactaaaatcgttgttttaataaatcaaactgtTTATTGagaacaaccacttttcgaggtgatccgatcagaCCTCATCAAAAatgattggtggcaactcccgtttttttttttgttttcattttcaaaatcaaagtcgatcctttttacaaaaaaatggtttcgacaatactcatagcaggtcagtTCAACATGTTTTTATCTAATACATACTcttgtattgattttgacatccatatgtcaatgacaacactttgtcatcaatcaactacacattagtctcaacacattattattatctaaacccacaataatacttaattaaaaaccttttaagaataatcatattattctcaggacattattattaatcaatttatttacacacacaaaaagaaactgaaataataatgacaTGCATTATATTAACAAACTAGGTAAAAACGAGAATGTGATTACATTCAtttcatgattggtctttgggcatattCTAACATCTCCCCCTTTCTCCCACTAATTTTTTAATATCTTActtggttttttataattttattaaaaaaatgcatATTTATGTGTTTGGGCCCTCAAAGTTTTCAACTTCTCACTCAACTTTTGAcgttttattttgatatgttaaaaAGTTATCGTTCAACATTAAGGGTGGTTtagatgggcgattgggtgcggtgtggtacgtttaacttactttttatgTCActactgtttttacactaactgcaggtaaatacatcgcccatccaaacttaccctaaatttattaaataatgcaTATTTTTGTATTTGCCCATCCAaactgattttattttttatttttttatcatttttccccacatgtgatgactttaattgaaaaaaattagaggtcgttaattttttttatgatttttataaaatgttacaattttttattttttttactatttttataaaaaattataatttttaataagttttaattttttcatattttattaaaatttaatagattttctaaaatttattttttattatttattttctaatttttaataagagctatgacttaatttcttttttgaaaaattttgagggtctttttgatgtattttgaaagttcaaatacTCAATTGAGCGAAAAAAAAGCAGGggcctaattaatttttttgaaaaaatttaagggcatttttataaattttgaaagtttaagtatccaattgagtaaaaaaaaagggacctaattactttttttgaagaagtttaagagtttttttatacattttaaaagttcaagtgcTTAATTaagtagaaaaaaaaaagcttaatttttaaaaaaaaatttgagtagtTTTTACACTCTTAAGcggttttaaaaattaatacatttttattttagaaaaaaacaatAGTATATTCTAACGTGGAGGCTCTATGATTAACACATCAACTCCCTGTTATTATGAAATTCCGTAAGCCATGCGTTTTTGTAAtcaacatttcttttatttactcttttataatttggGAGTATTATATGATAACGTCATTTTCACtttttgaatcaaataaataattccttttttgcattttatatatttcatttttaacaCATTATAATTTAACTTCTCttttttaaccttttctttttgtaattccattttttaaaaaaatttaactttatttcatttaattttattattaattgttacgaattttttatttctttcagttTAATCTTTGATTTGAAGTCttaatttatttagatttaatacCTAAGTTCacttttgatttttataattaagtccttatgatttgggttttaatttctactattttcttactttaattttttagaaaagcttattttatttcatataattgttatttattaataattcacatgtttaccttttttttttttaactattcGCATGCAACATATATCATAAGAATTATAATATATagtaatttatttgtattaaattataaagaaaaatgatttcgagaatgatattttaatttttgaacatattatttttcaaaggttatttaatttttaaatataatttaaaattattaaaaatataataaaacaatgcATGATACAGGTATAGAAAGAAGTGTATGTGTATACTGTATATATGCCAAAAGTTCCTCCCTTATATTGTATAAAATGTTCTTTAGGAAGCGTGGACCATCTCTTAATAGAATAGAACCactaaattagggtttaaatcaCAGTTTTAAGTTTCAATGAAGCCAACCATGGCGAGTGAAGAGCTCCTCAAACCCTTCTACCAGAGAGCTACCGAAGCCGAGGTTttcatttcttttcctctttcttttttttttcttcttaatcaTTGTataacctctttttttttttacttttgctaATAGAAATTCTATTATAGTGGGTTACTAAAGATGTTTAATTCTGCCATTGCTATCATTTTTATAATCATAAAAATTGCCTTGGCCTGATTTATCCTTTTGAAAttcatgaataaattattttctgCTTTTTTCTGTATAGTTTTTCATTTGTGCATAAACTGGAGTTCTGGGTTAGCTATTTGTTCAGCAATGTCGATAGTCAACCCTTAAAATCACCTCACGGTTCTTACTGTTAATTAGTTTCTGAATTGTACCTTGTTGAATAATCGGAACTTTTTGAACTTGCTTTCCTTTGAGACTCCTATGAATGCTTgtgataaaattgttattttcaGTATCAGTATATGAACATTTGGACTTTTTAATATTCCATTATGTATTCTGCTTACTGATGTGCTTGCTTTTCGTATTAAAGGAACGGCTATCCAGACTAGAAGCTCTTCTAGCGGGCAATAAAGGTAATGGCTGAGGTATTCCACTGGAAGCTAATTTATGCTTACCTAAATTAGATTCTAATTAGATTACTGAATGTTGGCAATATAGATGCTGGAAATCAGGAACTTTCCCAGTTAATAAGTGAATTACAGGCAAAGTTAGAAGATGCAATTGCTGAGACACTTTCAGAGCGAGAAAAGGTAGTTGAAACTTTGTCTAATATTTTGTGGAAAACAATAGGATTTATAGCACGATGACTTGCTACTTGTAGGCTAAGAAGCTGGCCATGGAAAATGAAAAACTCAAATATCGCATTGCCCATCTTGTCCAAGCAGTTAAGGTGGCTGATCAGAAATTAGAGTGCATGAGAGGTAAGAATTGAAATTTATTGTGCTGGATATTGAAGCTTATATGTTATGAATTGTCCTAGAACCAGAAACCATATACAAGTAATTTTGGATTAGGACAACAGAAAGTCGATTACCTGTAGATCTAGAGTAATTAGACTTCTGAGATATGTTTTTCCAAGAAAAACAGACGACTTTTGAGTTTATTGTCAGGGTTATATATCATAGcttagtttaaatatatatattggtctTACTTAGGCAAGTGTTATCTTCTGCACATTGTGCGACAGGAAAACATGCTTGAGTGTATTTGACCCATCAATAATACTGCTCAAATGATAGCAGTGGTGTTCTTGGACAATGAAAAGGTGCAAAATGATCAAAACAACCAGCAATGGCGTTCCATGGATGTTTATTGTCAgaatttatttcctttttcttcattGCTTTAGTGGTTGTTTTGACCATCTTGAGTTCTGATGTGCCATACATTGGTCCCAGCTTGTTAATACATACATTGGTTCAATGTCAACAGGTGATGTTTCCGAAGCAACAGCACAGACATCATCAAAATTTGAGACCATGAGATTGTGAGTTTGGACCATGAGATTGTTCACATGTTTCTTGTTGAAGTGGTCTGATTATACCTGTACAATGCAAGGCATCTGTAAACACTTTCCTTTCGGATTTCTATAATCATTTGGATTGATTGGTACTTAGCATGAACAAAAGGCCATGAATGAAAATGCCCTTTACTTTGAAATAAAGGTTTTGAGAAGTCCTCAGATATGTGGGACTTTCTTAGAAAGTCCTTTTTGGGTAATGGATGAGACAATACTGATGCAAACCAGTAAAAAAGGATATAAGATTAGGACTTGGGTCAGACCCTGGAGTCCATAAATAGGAAGTGTGTGGTAGGAACTAGGAATAGAAGTTGGAATTGATGAATGATACACTACACATAACAGTCTCTCTACTATATATTAGATAGCATTTTGATCCCTCTACTGAAAAAATGGCCAAATTGGTCCCTATATGTTAGTTGAGAGACCAGACTAGTCCCTTTGTTAAAATTGTGTCTCTAAATGTTTATTTTGGTCTTATATGCaaggcataataataaatttagcctttgACCCCTTTACACATTTGTTCAATTTGGCCCTGACTCTTTTAATTGTAGCAAATTAGCCCTCTACATTGAGTTGTATATCTGGATTTGTTGGTGGTCTATTCCTTAAATTTTATCAATGAAAAATTGATTTACACTTCTTAGAAATGCATTTAGGCTTAGAAGTAATAAAAAATGcatttgtcaatttaataatttgtttatcatttttaaacattagacatttgttaataaaattcaatggataaatgttatattaatgaaatttaaaatatatatatattaatatgacaAAGAAAGCTGTCGATGAGAATATAGAGTATTTTCTCAAGAGGATAAAACTTATCAAAAACGAATATTAGATTTCTGTGTTTTATATgaagtttaagaagaaatatttGACGTTGTAAGTTACTTGATATATTAAAGTTTACTTAAATCATTAAaagatttttaagaaatttagtaTTGAATCACGGGCCATTCTGGAAGGCTTGTGCATAGCATGGGAGAAAGGATTCAGGCAAATCGAACTTGAGTGTGATGATTCCCTTCTAGTGGAGATGTTGCTAGCCAGATGAGCTTACTCCAACGgaattgaaaaataaagattttggcaTATCCCACGGTCTCAGAATATTGCCGTTGACCAAATGACTAAGCATGCGAATAATAGTAATTTACAGATTCGTTAAACTTAGTTCAAGGAATGCTTCATAAGGGATCAATAATTTAATGTAATCATCTAGAGttgttattttctaaaaaaaaaaaaaaaaagatttctaaGAAATTTAGTaatttctgggaaaatttactttaaaaattatttaatctacTAAGAGGATTCTAAGTAATTACTGAAAACATATTTAATACTTGAAAGGCTACTTCAAATATTAAAAGGTTACTTGTAAATAATGAAAGGttacttaaaacattaaaatagtttttcaaaaaaagaaacattaaaatatttctaaaaagtTAAATAATTCTTAAATTAAGAAAAGTTTACTTCAACATTAAAAAGTTGTTAAGAAAATAAGTAATTCCTAAATTGCGGGAAAGTtacttaaaacaaaatatttctaaaaaatgaaGTAATTCTTAACTTGCAACTTGGTAATCCCATTTCTTTAGCatttagcttttcttttcctcattcATGCTTTAaatcattttccatttttttaatttttcttctaacGACTAAGTTTCTTCTACTTCAGAATAAGCTCAGGGGCTCTTTTTAGAATTTTCCTTTCCATTAAATTTCTATcgcaaattaaagaaaaataacacAGTAGGTCCTTACCTAATTATAATATGTTCCTTCAACTAATTgcctttgttttcctttt
This window of the Gossypium hirsutum isolate 1008001.06 chromosome A09, Gossypium_hirsutum_v2.1, whole genome shotgun sequence genome carries:
- the LOC107890318 gene encoding uncharacterized protein, which codes for MKPTMASEELLKPFYQRATEAEERLSRLEALLAGNKDAGNQELSQLISELQAKLEDAIAETLSEREKAKKLAMENEKLKYRIAHLVQAVKVADQKLECMRGDVSEATAQTSSKFETMRL